From Bacillus pumilus, one genomic window encodes:
- a CDS encoding betaine/proline/choline family ABC transporter ATP-binding protein (Members of the family are the ATP-binding subunit of ABC transporters for substrates such as betaine, L-proline or other amino acids, choline, carnitine, etc. The substrate specificity is best determined from the substrate-binding subunit, rather than this subunit, as it interacts with the permease subunit and not with substrate directly.), with amino-acid sequence MLKLENVSKTYKGGKKAVKNIDLEIAKGEFICFIGPSGCGKTTTMKMINRLIEPSSGNIFIEGENIMKKDPVQLRREIGYVIQQIGLFPHMTIAQNISLVPKLLKWPEEKRKERARELLKLVDMGPEFLERYPHELSGGQQQRIGVLRALAAEPPLILMDEPFGALDPITRDTLQEEFKKLQKTLNKTIVFVTHDMDEAIKLADRIVILKDGEIVQVGTPEDILRNPANEFVEEFIGKERLLQSNPNMERVEQMMNTSPVTITVEQTLTDAIYIMREKRVDSLLVVDEHHVLKGYIDIETIDANRRKAAFVGEILNTEFYTVQEGALLRDTVRKILIRGIKYVPVVDAKGHLKGIVTRASLVDVVYDSIWGDDTPASAIEMN; translated from the coding sequence TTGCTGAAACTAGAGAATGTATCTAAGACGTATAAAGGCGGAAAAAAAGCTGTCAAAAATATTGATTTAGAAATAGCAAAAGGAGAATTTATTTGTTTTATTGGACCGAGTGGCTGTGGTAAGACAACAACCATGAAGATGATCAACCGACTCATTGAACCTTCCTCAGGAAACATTTTCATCGAGGGAGAAAATATTATGAAAAAAGATCCAGTTCAATTAAGAAGAGAAATCGGTTATGTGATTCAGCAAATTGGACTGTTCCCCCATATGACCATCGCGCAAAACATCTCACTTGTGCCGAAGCTCTTAAAATGGCCGGAAGAAAAACGGAAGGAACGAGCTCGCGAACTGCTGAAGCTCGTCGACATGGGCCCGGAATTTTTAGAGCGCTATCCTCATGAACTCAGTGGAGGACAGCAGCAGCGCATCGGAGTTCTTCGCGCACTGGCAGCAGAACCCCCTCTGATCCTCATGGATGAACCATTTGGTGCACTTGATCCAATTACACGAGATACATTGCAGGAAGAATTTAAGAAACTGCAAAAAACGTTAAATAAAACCATCGTATTCGTCACACATGACATGGATGAAGCCATTAAACTCGCTGACCGAATTGTGATTTTAAAAGATGGGGAGATTGTCCAAGTAGGCACACCTGAAGATATTTTGCGTAACCCAGCCAACGAGTTCGTAGAAGAATTCATCGGAAAAGAGCGCCTGCTTCAATCAAATCCGAATATGGAACGTGTAGAACAAATGATGAACACGTCACCAGTCACCATTACAGTCGAACAAACGTTGACTGATGCTATCTACATCATGAGAGAAAAGCGTGTCGATTCTTTGCTTGTAGTAGATGAACATCATGTGCTAAAAGGCTATATCGATATTGAAACAATCGATGCGAACCGCAGAAAAGCGGCTTTCGTTGGTGAGATCTTAAATACAGAGTTCTATACTGTACAAGAAGGCGCACTTCTAAGAGACACCGTTCGGAAAATCTTAATACGCGGTATTAAATATGTACCGGTTGTGGATGCCAAAGGGCATTTAAAAGGCATTGTAACACGGGCAAGTCTTGTAGATGTTGTGTACGACTCTATTTGGGGAGACGATACGCCGGCGTCTGCCATTGAAATGAACTAA
- a CDS encoding ABC transporter permease, translating to MDTLQQLWTYYQQNGSYVLEEFYRHFLMSAYGVLFAAIVGIPVGIFVAHYRKLSNWIFAITNVIQTIPALAMLSVLMLVLGLGANTVILSLFLYSLLPIIRNTYTGIVSIEHAYLESGKAMGMTKWQVLRMVELPLALSVIMAGLRTALVIAIGITAIGTFVGAGGLGDIIIRGSNATNGTAIILAGAIPTALMAIIADLVMGWLERYLSPTNKKKERKALAAKNITSA from the coding sequence ATGGACACACTGCAGCAATTATGGACGTATTATCAGCAGAACGGTTCATATGTGTTAGAAGAATTTTATCGGCATTTTCTCATGTCAGCGTATGGGGTGCTGTTTGCGGCGATTGTCGGAATTCCAGTAGGCATCTTTGTGGCGCATTACCGTAAGCTGAGCAATTGGATCTTCGCCATTACCAATGTTATACAAACCATACCGGCGTTAGCGATGCTTTCCGTGCTGATGCTTGTATTAGGACTTGGCGCAAATACAGTCATCTTATCACTCTTTTTGTATTCGCTTCTGCCGATCATCCGCAACACGTATACAGGGATTGTCAGCATTGAACATGCTTATTTAGAATCGGGTAAAGCGATGGGCATGACGAAATGGCAAGTGCTGAGAATGGTTGAATTACCGCTTGCTTTATCGGTCATTATGGCTGGTTTAAGAACCGCCCTTGTCATCGCCATCGGCATTACAGCGATTGGGACATTTGTTGGTGCGGGAGGTCTAGGTGATATCATCATCAGAGGATCAAACGCCACAAACGGAACAGCCATCATTTTAGCAGGTGCTATTCCAACTGCGCTCATGGCCATTATCGCTGACCTAGTCATGGGCTGGCTCGAACGCTATTTAAGCCCAACGAACAAGAAAAAAGAAAGAAAAGCATTAGCTGCAAAAAACATCACATCTGCTTAA
- a CDS encoding winged helix-turn-helix transcriptional regulator yields the protein MNQSDMCPRFEKAVELLSKRWVALIVFQLLSGPQRFSEIEAALTNLSGRVLSERLKELEAAGIVKREVFAETPVRIEYSLTDMGRSLAPVFEEISKWSSEWITLES from the coding sequence ATGAATCAATCTGACATGTGCCCGCGGTTTGAAAAAGCAGTTGAGTTATTGAGTAAACGCTGGGTCGCACTGATTGTTTTTCAGCTTCTCTCAGGTCCGCAGCGCTTTAGTGAAATTGAGGCCGCTCTGACAAATTTAAGCGGAAGAGTATTATCTGAGAGATTAAAAGAGCTGGAAGCAGCAGGCATTGTAAAACGGGAGGTTTTTGCTGAAACACCCGTGCGCATTGAGTATTCTTTAACTGATATGGGGCGTTCCCTTGCACCCGTTTTTGAGGAAATTTCGAAGTGGTCCTCTGAATGGATCACGCTTGAATCATAA
- a CDS encoding GbsR/MarR family transcriptional regulator, which translates to MDKQALGAIQKAQDHYIEKAAENMNAFGLSSTVGRVLGIIHMNRKPMTLEELSEATGMSKTRMSQVVREMLDLNIAEKVYEKGIRKDLYEVEQDQYQTFISLFAANWSRVVSKNRKAHKKTCKELQELLEQDDLPEETEDKINLLLSEIKESLDYYDWISRLIEFFESEEVFKHVPKP; encoded by the coding sequence GTGGACAAGCAAGCGTTAGGCGCCATTCAAAAAGCACAGGATCATTATATTGAAAAAGCTGCGGAGAACATGAATGCCTTTGGTCTTTCTTCTACAGTGGGTAGAGTGCTTGGTATCATTCACATGAACCGTAAACCAATGACGCTGGAAGAGCTATCAGAGGCGACCGGCATGAGCAAAACGAGGATGAGTCAAGTCGTTCGAGAAATGCTCGATTTGAATATTGCGGAAAAGGTTTATGAAAAAGGAATACGTAAAGATCTTTATGAAGTTGAGCAAGATCAATACCAAACGTTTATTTCATTGTTTGCAGCCAATTGGTCCCGAGTTGTCAGCAAAAACCGTAAAGCACATAAGAAAACGTGCAAGGAATTGCAAGAGCTGCTTGAACAGGACGACTTACCTGAAGAAACAGAGGATAAAATCAATCTGCTTCTTTCAGAAATCAAGGAAAGTCTTGATTACTATGATTGGATTAGCCGCTTAA
- a CDS encoding osmoprotectant ABC transporter substrate-binding protein: MKNRKTRWISALLAGCLLLISGCSLPGLAGSSGNTLRIGAQNFTESEIMAYMVSDIIEHYTDKKTTIVKNLGSNTVQQKAMENGDIDISATRYTGTDLTSTLGMDAEKDPERAMEIVQKEFKKRYDYKWFDSYGFDNTYAFAVTQKMAKENKLETVSDLKKNAKNYRFGVDNIWLKKKGDGYEGFVKTYGIEFGSTYPMQIGLVYDALKNEKMDIVLAYSTDGRIKAYDLKILKDDKRFFPPYDASPVVPEKVLKENPGLDKVINRLIGKIDTEQMQELNYQVDGELQEPATVAKNFLKKHNYFE; this comes from the coding sequence GTGAAGAATCGAAAAACAAGATGGATCAGTGCACTGCTTGCCGGATGCTTGCTATTGATAAGCGGCTGTTCACTTCCTGGACTAGCCGGCTCCTCAGGCAATACGCTGCGAATTGGAGCACAAAACTTTACCGAATCAGAAATTATGGCCTACATGGTTAGCGATATCATCGAACATTACACAGATAAAAAGACAACCATTGTGAAAAACCTAGGCTCTAATACCGTACAGCAGAAAGCAATGGAAAACGGAGATATCGACATTTCTGCCACAAGGTATACAGGGACAGATTTGACAAGTACGCTTGGAATGGATGCGGAAAAAGACCCGGAGCGTGCGATGGAGATCGTCCAAAAAGAATTTAAGAAACGCTATGATTACAAATGGTTTGATTCCTATGGCTTTGATAATACGTATGCCTTTGCCGTGACGCAAAAGATGGCGAAGGAAAACAAGTTAGAAACCGTCTCTGACTTGAAAAAGAATGCGAAAAATTACCGGTTCGGTGTCGATAATATTTGGCTCAAAAAGAAAGGCGACGGTTACGAAGGATTCGTGAAAACATACGGAATTGAATTTGGAAGCACGTATCCAATGCAGATTGGTTTAGTCTATGATGCATTAAAAAATGAAAAAATGGATATTGTGCTTGCCTATTCAACAGATGGACGAATTAAAGCCTATGACCTCAAAATTTTAAAAGATGATAAGCGGTTTTTCCCGCCATATGATGCATCGCCAGTTGTCCCGGAAAAAGTCCTAAAAGAGAACCCAGGGCTTGATAAGGTGATCAACAGGCTGATCGGAAAAATCGATACAGAGCAAATGCAAGAGCTTAACTATCAAGTCGACGGGGAGCTTCAAGAACCAGCCACCGTTGCGAAAAATTTCCTAAAAAAGCACAATTACTTTGAGTAA
- a CDS encoding ABC transporter permease, with protein MDQIIDFLEKNGGELLTKMWEHLYISLIAVVLGIIVAVPLGVVLTRMKRGAGFVIGVVNIFQTLPSLAILAFFIPILGVGKIPAIVALFFYSVLPILRNTYAGVQGVNKNLLESGKGIGMTTWEQIRLVELPLAVPIIMAGVRTSTIYLIGWTTLAAFIGGGGLGDYILIGLQLYQPEYIIAGAIPVTILAVIIDFTLMKLEKKVTPEGLKGLKEVS; from the coding sequence ATGGATCAAATCATCGATTTTCTAGAGAAAAATGGTGGGGAACTCCTCACAAAAATGTGGGAGCATTTATATATTTCCTTAATTGCCGTCGTGCTAGGAATTATCGTTGCCGTTCCTTTAGGCGTCGTTCTCACACGAATGAAACGAGGCGCAGGTTTTGTCATCGGTGTCGTGAATATCTTTCAAACACTCCCTAGTTTAGCGATTCTTGCATTTTTTATTCCTATTTTGGGGGTGGGGAAAATACCTGCAATCGTTGCGCTCTTTTTCTATTCGGTATTGCCTATTTTGAGAAATACGTATGCCGGCGTCCAAGGTGTAAACAAAAACTTGCTTGAATCCGGTAAAGGGATCGGTATGACCACATGGGAGCAAATTCGTCTTGTTGAGCTCCCGCTTGCTGTACCGATCATTATGGCAGGCGTCCGAACGTCAACGATTTATTTAATCGGCTGGACAACACTTGCTGCTTTTATCGGTGGGGGAGGTCTTGGTGACTACATTTTAATTGGACTTCAGTTATATCAGCCGGAATACATTATTGCGGGTGCCATCCCAGTCACTATTTTAGCGGTCATCATTGACTTTACATTGATGAAGCTGGAGAAAAAAGTAACACCAGAAGGCTTAAAAGGATTGAAGGAAGTTTCATAA